From the Manis javanica isolate MJ-LG chromosome 11, MJ_LKY, whole genome shotgun sequence genome, one window contains:
- the LOC108409775 gene encoding LOW QUALITY PROTEIN: putative olfactory receptor 5AK3 (The sequence of the model RefSeq protein was modified relative to this genomic sequence to represent the inferred CDS: inserted 1 base in 1 codon) has translation MKGNSTDITEFFLLGFAAQHKFRYVLFVIFLVIYVTSMVGNVGMILLIKTDSRLQTPMYFFLQHLAFVDMCYTSAITPKMLQNFVVENKSISFEGCVMQLLVYVTFATSDCYLLAAMAVDRYVAICKPLRYPIIMSRRVCIQLACGSYVIGSINASVHTGFTFSLYFCKSNTINHFFCDGPPILALSCSNTDVNIMLLIVFVGFNLMFTILVVIFSYIYILAAILKMSSATGRKKAFSTCTSHLTAVTIFYGTLSYMYLEPHSDSSQENMKVASVFYGIVIPMLNPLIYSLRNKEVKEALKVMXEKCFRLNPNC, from the exons ATGAAAGGAAACAGCACTGACATTACGGAATTTTTTCTTCTGGGATTTGCTGCACAACACAAGTTTCGATATGTCCTCTTTGTTATATTTCTAGTCATCTATGTGACCTCCATGGTGGGTAATGTTGGAATGATCCTACTCATCAAGACAGATTCCAGACTTCAGacacccatgtactttttcctacAACATCTGGCTTTTGTTGATATGTGTTATACCTCCGCTATCACTCCCAAGATGCTGCAAAACTTCGTAGTAGAAAATAAATCCATATCCTTCGAGGGCTGTGTAATGCAATTATTGGTTTATGTAACATTTGCGACCAGTGACTGTTACCTCCTGGCTGCCATGGCAGTGGACCGATATGTTGCCATCTGTAAGCCACTTCGCTACCCCATAATCATGTCCCGAAGAGTCTGCATCCAATTGGCATGTGGTTCCTATGTCATAGGCTCCATAAATGCTTCTGTGCACACAGGGTTTACATTTTCTCTGTACTTCTGCAAGTCCAACACTATCAACCACTTTTTCTGTGATGGTCCCCCAATTCTTGCCCTCTCATGCTCCAACACTGACGTCAACATCATGCTACTAATTGTCTTCGTGGGATTTAATTTGATGTTCACTATTTTGGTTGTCatcttttcctacatatatattcTGGCTGCCATCCTGAAGATGTCTTCTGCTACAGGGAGGAAAAAAGCTTTCTCTACATGCACCTCCCACCTGACAGCTGTCACCATTTTCTATGGAACCCTATCATACATGTACTTAGAGCCTCATTCTGATAGTTCCCAGGAGAATATGAAAGTGGCCTCCGTATTTTATGGTATTGTGATTCCGATGTTAAACCCGCTGATCTACAGTTTGAGAAATAAGGAAGTAAAAGAAGCTCTAAAAGTGA GGGAAAAATGTTTTAGACTAAACCCAAATTGTTAA
- the LOC140844135 gene encoding putative olfactory receptor 5AK3 gives MKGNSTDITEFFLLGFASQHKFRYILFIVFLVIYVTSMVGNVGMILLIKTDSRLQTPMYFFLQHLAFVDMCYTSAITPKMLQNFIVENKSISFKSCVIQLLVYAAFATTDPYLLAAMAVDRYVAICKPLHYPVIMSQRVCMQLVCGSYVMGFINASVHTGFTFSLYFCKSNSINHFFCDGPPILALSCSSIDVNIILITVFVGFNLMFTVLVVIFSYMYILATILQMSSATGRRKAFSTCASHLTAVTIFCGTLCYMYVQPHSDNSEENMKVASVFYGIVIPMLNPLIYSLRNKEVKEAVKLMGKKFL, from the coding sequence ATGAAAGGAAACAGCACTGACATTACGGAATTTTTtcttctgggatttgcttcaCAACACAAGTTTCGATATATCCTCTTCATTGTATTTCTAGTCATCTATGTGACCTCCATGGTGGGTAATGTTGGAATGATCCTACTTATCAAGACAGATTCCAGACTTCAGacacccatgtactttttcctacAACATCTGGCTTTTGTTGATATGTGCTATACCTCTGCTATCACTCCCAAGATGCTGCAAAACTTCATAGTAGAAAATAAATCTATATCCTTCAAAAGCTGTGTAATACAATTATTGGTTTATGCAGCATTTGCGACCACTGACCCTTACCTCCTGGCTGCTATGGCAGTGGACCGATATGTTGCCATCTGTAAACCACTTCACTACCCTGTAATCATGTCCCAAAGAGTGTGCATGCAGTTGGTATGTGGGTCCTATGTCATGGGCTTCATAAATGCTTCTGTGCACACAGGGTTTACATTTTCTCTGTACTTCTGCAAGTCCAATAGTATCAATCACTTTTTCTGTGATGGCCCCCCAATTCTTGCCCTCTCGTGCTCCAGCATTGATGTCAATATCATACTAATAACTGTCTTTGTGGGATTTAACTTGATGTTCACTGTGTTGGTCGTCATCTTTTCCTACATGTATATCCTCGCCACCATCCTGCAGATGTCTTCTGCCACAGGGAGGAGAAAAGCCTTCTCCACGTGTGCCTCCCACCTGACAGCCGTCACCATTTTCTGTGGAACCCTATGTTACATGTATGTGCAGCCTCATTCTGATAATTCTGAGGAGAATATGAAAGTGGCCTCCGTATTTTATGGTATTGTGATTCCGATGTTGAACCCGCTGATCTATAGTTTGAGAAATAAGGAGGTAAAGGAAGCTGTAAAATTAATGGGGAAAAAGTTCTTGTAG